One genomic segment of Brassica napus cultivar Da-Ae chromosome A3, Da-Ae, whole genome shotgun sequence includes these proteins:
- the LOC106437605 gene encoding potassium transporter 1: MFLFISKILQKRRKNKAVNENLQSFFFAPKTHHSSPLFPHSLASFSLSSHYYILSVSPNFSSETKTENISFLTAMNQSPTVIEQGITRQHLKTVSCANVLTLAYQSLGVIYGDLSTSPLYVYKTTFSGKLSLHEDDEEIFGVFSFIFWTFTLIALFKYVFIVLSADDNGEGGTFALYSLLCRYAKLSVLPNHQEMDEKLSTYATGSPGETRQSTAVKSFFETHPKSQKCLLIFVLLGTCMAIGDSVLTPTISVLSAVSGVKLKIPELHENYVVIISCIILVAIFSVQRYGTHRVAFIFAPISTAWLLSISSIGVYNTIKWNPRIVSALSPVYMYKFLRSTGIEGWVSLGGVVLSITGVETMFADLGHFSSLSIKVAFSFFVYPCLILAYMGEAAFLSKHHEDIQRSFYEAIPEPVFWPVFIIATFAAVIGSQAVISATFSIISQCCALDCFPRVKIIHTSSKIHGQIYIPEVNWMLMCLCLAVTVGLRDTNMIGHAYGLAVTSVMLVTTCLMTLVMIIVWKQRTITVLAFLLCFGSIELLYFTSCVYKIPEGGWIPILLSLTFMAVMYIWNYGTTKKHEFDVENKVSIDRIIALGPSIGMVRVPGIGLVYTNLVTGVPAVFGHFVTNLPAFHRILVFVCVKSVQVPYVGEEERFVISRVGPKEYGMFRSVVRYGYRDVPREVYDFESRLVSAIVEFVETEPGGGEGSELRRRRKEETLEIMEAKEAGVAYILGQSYAKAKQSSSVLKKLAVNVVFAFMSTNCRGTDVVLNVPHTSLLEVGMVYYV; the protein is encoded by the exons atgtttttatttatttcgaaAATACTACAAAAAAGGAGAAAGAACAAAGCAGTAAATGAAAACCTGCAAAGTTTCTTCTTTGCACCAAAAACACACCACTCTTCCCCTCTCTTTCCTCACTCGCttgcttctttctctctctcttcacattattatattctctctgtttctcCAAATTTCTCCTCAGAAACTAAAACTGAAAATATCAGTTTCCTTACGGCAATGAACCAATCACCCACTGTAATCGAACAGGGAATTACCCGACAG CACTTGAAGACTGTTTCTTGTGCCAATGTTCTCACTTTGGCTTACCAAAGCCTTGGTGTAATCTATGGTGATCTCAGCACATCACCTCTCTATGTTTACAAAACCACTTTCTCTGGTAAACTAAGCCTCCACGAAGACGATGAAGAGATCTTTGGAGTGTTCTCTTTCATCTTCTGGACATTCACACTCATCGCTCTTTTCAAATACGTTTTCATTGTTCTATCAGCTGATGACAATGGAGAAg gtgGGACATTTGCGTTGTACTCGCTTCTATGCAGGTATGCAAAGCTAAGCGTTTTACCAAATCATCAAGAAATGGATGAGAAACTATCAACTTATGCAACGGGAAGCCCTGGAGAGACTAGACAGAGCACAGCGGTTAAATCTTTCTTTGAGACGCACCCAAAATCTCAAAAGTGCTTGTTGATCTTTGTGCTTTTAGGGACATGTATGGCTATTGGTGATAGTGTCCTCACTCCAACAATCTCAG TTCTTTCTGCTGTTTCTGGAGTCAAGCTCAAGATTCCTGAACTTCACGAGA ATTATGTTGTCATCATCTCTTGTATCATCTTGGTGGCGATATTCTCAGTGCAGCGTTATGGTACGCATAGAGTGGCCTTCATTTTCGCACCAATCTCCACTGCTTGGCTTCTCTCGATCAGCAGCATTGGAGTCTACAATACTATCAAATGGAACCCTCGTATAGTCTCTGCCCTTTCACCGGTTTACATGTATAAGTTCCTCAGAAGCACTGGCATAGAAGGGTGGGTTTCACTtggaggagttgttctttcaatcactg GTGTTGAGACCATGTTTGCTGACTTAGGTCACTTCTCTTCCTTGTCCATAAAG GTGGCTTTCTCCTTCTTTGTATACCCATGTTTGATTCTTGCATATATGGGTGAGGCTGCATTTCTCTCTAAACACCACGAAGACATCCAGAGAAGCTTCTACGAGGCGATACCCG AGCCTGTGTTCTGGCCAGTGTTCATCATAGCTACATTCGCAGCTGTGATTGGAAGCCAAGCTGTCATATCCGCAACGTTTTCAATCATAAGTCAATGTTGTGCGCTTGATTGCTTTCCTAGGGTCAAGATCATTCACACTTCAAGCAAAATCCATGGACAAATCTACATCCCTGAAGTAAATTGGATGTTAATGTGCCTTTGCTTGGCGGTCACGGTAGGGTTAAGAGACACTAACATGATCGGTCACGCATACG GGCTTGCTGTGACATCCGTGATGCTTGTAACCACATGTTTGATGACATTAGTAATGATAATCGTGTGGAAACAGAGAACCATTACAGTTCTTGCTTTCTTGCTCTGTTTCGGTTCCATAGAGCTTCTCTACTTCACGTCATGTGTCTACAAAATACCCGAAGGAGGATGGATCCCTATTCTCCTCTCCTTAACATTCATGGCTGTAATGTACATCTGGAACTACGGAACTACAAAGAAACATGAGTTCGACGTTGAGAATAAGGTCTCAATAGACCGGATCATCGCTTTAGGACCGAGTATTGGGATGGTGAGGGTTCCAGGGATAGGATTGGTCTACACTAATCTAGTGACAGGAGTTCCAGCTGTGTTCGGACACTTCGTGACGAACCTGCCTGCCTTTCACCGGATCCTTGTCTTTGTATGCGTGAAGTCGGTTCAGGTTCCGTAcgttggagaagaagagaggttTGTGATAAGCAGAGTGGGGCCAAAGGAGTATGGGATGTTTAGAAGTGTGGTTAGGTATGGATACAGAGATGTTCCAAGGGAAGTGTATGATTTTGAGAGCCGGTTAGTGTCAGCTATTGTGGAGTTCGTTGAAACCGAACCGGGAGGTGGAGAAGGGTCTGagttgaggaggaggagaaagGAGGAGACTTTGGAGATAATGGAAGCGAAAGAGGCAGGAGTAGCGTATATATTGGGACAGTCTTACGCAAAGGCGAAGCAGTCTTCTTCCGTGTTGAAGAAGTTAGCGGTGAATGTTGTGTTTGCGTTTATGAGCACGAATTGCAGAGGAACAGATGTTGTTCTTAATGTTCCTCATACTTCTCTGCTTGAAGTTGGGATGGTTTATTATGTttag
- the LOC106443408 gene encoding F-box/kelch-repeat protein At4g38940-like → MSSSTTMAKEEQSSKPLSLITSLPQDVIVDILARISRFDYPTLSLVCKHFQSIVTSPEIFTRRALLGRTEHCLYVVLCLQNHTRIYILRKNKTNGDTPLVLIPSLPAMPLYLNFVAAGSRIYAFARKSDYEMMTLSIDCGSHSVQPFPSIPTHLNLIVAGVIEGRIYGVGCRFSEEWEKVMVVFDTKTQVWEPGMISVMKEGFMCGCVVMADKMYTRDYANSFVYDPKENKWEKDEMLNLHKWENACVIDDVLYYLDCNEKELRAYDRKRRCWQVVKGLEALLPETRRRKEWSQTVNYDGKLALFYPKENCEIWCAEISLETRQGGEIWGTVECCRHLVTSQSCFMKALDVVV, encoded by the coding sequence ATGTCTTCTTCCACAACTATGGCAAAGGAAGAGCAATCCTCGAAACCATTGTCTCTGATTACGTCACTTCCCCAAGACGTCATCGTTGACATCTTAGCCCGTATATCGAGATTCGACTATCCAACACTCTCCCTAGTTTGCAAGCACTTCCAGTCAATAGTAACGTCGCCAGAGATATTCACAAGACGAGCCTTGTTGGGACGCACGGAGCACTGTCTCTATGTTGTTCTATGTTTGCAGAACCATACGCGTATTTATATTCTCCGCAAGAACAAAACAAACGGCGATACCCCTTTGGTCTTGATCCCGTCGCTTCCTGCTATGCCTTTGTATCTAAACTTCGTAGCAGCTGGGTCGAGGATATACGCGTTTGCTCGGAAGAGCGATTACGAAATGATGACATTAAGCATTGACTGTGGATCTCACAGCGTGCAACCCTTCCCTAGTATACCTACACACCTGAATCTTATAGTGGCTGGCGTCATAGAGGGGAGAATCTACGGAGTTGGATGTCGCTTTTCGGAGGAGTGGGAGAAGGTGATGGTGGTGTTCGATACAAAAACACAAGTGTGGGAGCCTGGGATGATATCAGTAATGAAGGAGGGTTTTATGTGTGGTTGTGTGGTGATGGCTGACAAGATGTACACGAGGGATTATGCTAACAGCTTTGTTTACGATCCAAAAGAGAATAAATGGGAAAAGGACGAGATGCTGAATCTTCACAAGTGGGAAAATGCGTGTGTTATTGATGACGTGTTGTACTACTTAGATTGTAATGAGAAAGAGTTAAGGGCGTATGATAGAAAGCGGAGGTGTTGGCAAGTGGTGAAAGGTTTGGAAGCATTGTTGCCCGAgacgagaagaagaaaagagtggTCACAGACTGTGAATTACGATGGGAAACTGGCTTTGTTTTATCCTAAAGAAAACTGTGAAATTTGGTGCGCGGAGATTTCGCTAGAAACACGTCAAGGAGGGGAGATTTGGGGTACTGTTGAGTGTTGCCGTCATCTCGTGACTTCGCAATCATGCTTTATGAAAGCTCTAGATGTTGTTGTCTGA
- the LOC106443407 gene encoding F-box/kelch-repeat protein At4g38940-like, translated as MAKEEQSSPIMLLPHDVIVDILARVSRFDYPILSLVCKHFQSIVTSPEIFTRRSLLGRTEHCLYVFLVDEDEPVWRKRLYILCPKANGEHRLVLIRSLPDMPTYISQTAMGSRIYVFSWSNKHHMITLSIDCGSHTVQPLPDVPVLMSPRMADIIKGRIYVIGYDNGWERVMVVFNTETQMWEPRMIRLDKEGNKCTDGCAVMGDKMYMRNLSKTLVYDPKESKWERDEMMNLHKWKNACVVDDVLYFYNSCDFYDREGGLRAYDQKQRRWRVVKGLEALLPETTSSAWPHVVNYGGKLALFYLKRNEIWCEEISLETRQDGEIWGKVEWCERLVTGNFDFMKALDVVV; from the coding sequence ATGGCAAAGGAGGAACAATCGTCTCCGATTATGTTACTGCCCCATGACGTCATCGTTGACATATTAGCCCGTGTATCGAGATTCGACTATCCAATACTTTCCCTAGTTTGCAAGCACTTCCAGTCAATAGTAACATCGCCTGAGATATTCACAAGACGATCCTTGTTGGGACGCACGGAGCACTGTCTATATGTTTTCCTCGTTGATGAAGACGAACCTGTTTGGAGGAAGCGTTTATATATTCTCTGCCCGAAAGCTAACGGGGAACACCGCTTGGTACTTATCCGGTCGCTTCCTGATATGCCTACATATATAAGCCAAACAGCAATGGGATCGAGGATATATGTGTTTAGCTGGAGTAACAAACACCATATGATTACATTAAGCATTGATTGTGGATCTCACACTGTTCAACCCCTCCCTGATGTGCCTGTACTCATGTCTCCAAGAATGGCTGACATCATCAAGGGGAGAATCTACGTAATTGGATATGATAATGGCTGGGAGAGGGTGATGGTGGTGTTCAATACAGAAACACAAATGTGGGAGCCTAGGATGATAAGACTAGACAAGGAGGGAAATAAGTGCACTGATGGTTGTGCGGTGATGGGTGATAAGATGTATATGAGGAATCTTTCTAAGACTCTTGTTTACGATCCAAAGGAGAGTAAATGGGAAAGGGACGAGATGATGAATCTTCACAAGTGGAAAAACGCATGTGTGGTTGATGACGTATTGTACTTTTACAATTCATGTGACTTTTATGATAGGGAAGGAGGGTTAAGAGCATATGATCAAAAACAGAGGCGTTGGCGAGTGGTGAAAGGTTTGGAAGCATTGTTGCCTGAGACAACAAGTTCAGCGTGGCCACACGTTGTGAATTATGGTGGGAAACTGGCTTTGTTTTATCTCAAAAGAAATGAAATTTGGTGTGAGGAGATTTCGCTGGAAACACGCCAAGACGGGGAGATTTGGGGTAAAGTGGAATGGTGCGAGCGTCTAGTGACTGGGAATTTTGACTTTATGAAAGCTCTAGACGTTGTTGTTTGA